The DNA window GCTGCTCGTGCTGGCGGTGACGGCGCTGCCCGCGGCGCGGCTGATTGCTGGCCCCCTGGAGCGGCTGACGGCGGTGGTGGAGGAGTTCGGTCAGGGCCGCTTGTCCGCGCGAGTGGGCATCAAGGGCCGCAATGAAGTGGCGACACTGGGGCGCACCTTCGACGAGATGGCCGCGAGGATGGAAGGCCTCATCCGAGGACAGAAAGAGCTGCTCGCCAATGTCTCGCACGAGCTGCGCACGCCCCTGGCCCGGCTGGGTGTGACGCTGGACCTGGTCGAGGATGGAAACCCCGATGAGATGGCGAAGCGGCTGCCAGAGTTGCGTCGAGACATCGGAGAGCTCCAGCAGCTCGTGGATGGAGTGATGCAGATGGCGCGGCTGGACCTGGCAGTGAACCAGGCGGGACAGCCAGGGCCTCACGTGCAGCGCGCCCACCTCCCGCTCTGCGACTTCCTGAAGGACACCGCCGAGCGCTTCCAACGCGGCGCCCCCGAGTGCCCGCTCCAGTTGGAGATACCGGCGGACTTGCCCTCACTCGACGTCGACCCTGTGCTGGTGCGCCGCGCGCTCCACAACCTGCTCGACAACGCGCGCAAGTACTCGGCGCCCGGCAGCCCCGTGATGCTCCGAGCCCTGGTGGATGCGAACTCTGTCCAGTTGGAGGTCGAGGACCGGGGCATCGGCATCAGCGCCACGGACCTGCCCCAGCTCTCCACGCCCTTCTTCCGGACCGACCGCAGCCGCACGCGCGAGACGGGTGGGCTGGGGCTCGGACTCACCCTGGTGCGCCGCATCGTCGAGGCCCATGGCGGCACCCTGTCCTTCCAGCACGCCGCCGAGCAGGGCACGCGCGCGACGCTCACGTTCCCCAGGCCCTCCTGCGTCCCGTCCGCCGCCTGACTTCAGAGGCCGCGCTGCTCCTTCAGCTTCCGCTCGACCTCGGGGAGGAAGGGACTTGCTCCCGCCCGGGCACTCGCCAGCGCCTTGTCGGTGTCCAGCATTCCCCGGTGGAGGACCTCGGGGACGAACATCGCTTCGTGGAGGTCTATCTCACCGACGTCGACGTCCGGCGTGAACTCCTGCCAGCCCCGCCCGCCCACGATGAGCGTGCGGAAGCCCTCTGAGACCGAGCGGGGGCTGCCCGCCTTCGCCCAGATGGACGTGTGCGAGTCGAGCAGCACCGTTCGCGCGGTCAGCGTTCCACTCGTGCCGAGGTTCGCCTCCGAGTCGCCGTTCGAGCCGACGATGATTCCGGACGCCACCACGTCCTGGTCCACGGCCACGCGGGCACTGCCGCCATATTCGATATTGCGCGCGCGCAGGCTCCCCGTCACGAGCAGCGAGCTGGTGGCGTAGTCCCCCGTCCTGAAGCGGAGGTCCCCCGTCGTCACCAGGTCTCCGAGGATGACCAGCAGCCAGGGCCCATCCCCCGTCTCCAGGTCATGCGTCACCTCGACGTGCCCCTCGATGAGCCGAGGCCGGGGCTCCGTGCTGACCAGCGTGCGGTTGTCCATCAACCAGGGCAGCAGCTCATGTCCACGCAGGCGCTGCGCGAGCTCCTCGTACGACACCTCGCGGCCCATCGAATCCAACATCCCCTCATCCGCCATCCGTCGGACCTCCGTGCGCCCTACTCTACATCCCCGTCACGAGGCTCCGGCCGCGCGCGTCCATACGCGGCCTCGAGAATCGCATCACTGCGAAGCCCGCTGGCCTTCGCTGCCTCGACGTCCAATCCCTCTCCATGGCCGCGCCCGCGTCCCTCGAAGACGAGCACCCCGCCATTGAACGAGGCCGTCCGGGGACACGACGACAGCTTCAAGCCCGAGCGCAACAACTCACACGGCAGCGAGCGACCCTCCTCGTACGTCGCCGAGCCATCGCGCTCGGTGAGCAGGTATTGCACCCGCCCCGCCTCGAAGCGCAGGGACACCAGCCCCTTGCCGAGAATCCGTTCGACCTCGCCTCGGGTCCGCTCTTCCTTCCAAGGCTCCTGTCCTCCCTGCGAGAACAACAGCCACTCCTTCCACTTCAGCGCGGGCAACCCCAGCGCCTTCGCGTCGTCGCGCTGCACCCGCACCGTGCCTCGGAAGGCCTGACAGTGCGTCGTGTCGCAGACGGCGCGGCCCGGGTGGCGACTGTGCCGCTCGTTGTGCGCCACCACTCGCGCCAGCGCCAGGCGCGCCTCGCCCTTCAGCGTCACGTCCTCCGCGGCCACCACGCCCGCCGTGTATTGCAGGCGCGTGGTGCGGAACACGAAGTCCGAGCCGCGCCGCGCCTTCATCGCGCTGGTCGACGTGGGCACCCCCGGAGGTGGCCGGTACGCGGGCGCGGGTGACCACGAGAAGACGCCCGCGTAGTCCCGCCCCTCCTCCGGCCCCTTCGGGAAGCGAAGCCGCCAGGGCGCGCCCAGACACACCGCCGCGCCGCGCGCCGTGAGCCCCTCCAGCCGAGCCCACTCCGAGGGCGCCGCCTTCGGCATCCCCTCCTCCACCGCGAAGCCCACGCCCGAGCACCGCGCCTCCACCTCGCGCGAGGACACGAGCCCCAGCACCTGCACCCGCGCCGCCTCCAACCCCGCCTGCTTGCGCGCGCGCGCCATCGCCTCCGGAATCTCCTCCGCGAACTGGCGCGGCATCTTCCCGGGGCGCACCGCAACCACAACCAGGTCTCCGTCCACCGCCGCAATCCAGCCGTACTGGGGCCGGCTCGCCGCGTCCCGCACCGTGCCCGTCTTCGTCGACACGCCCGCGAGCGCCTTCGACGCGGGCAACTCCGCCAGCGTGCCTCGCGCCGCGTTGTCCGCCAGCAGCGCGAGCACGTCCGGCCGAGCCTCCGCCAACAGCCGATACGCCTGCGCCATGCCCCACGGCGACAGCGCCAGCGTCGAGCGCAGCCCCACGACGTCCGCCATGTCCGCGGGCTTCCCCGTCAGCCCCAGCGCCGACAACACGGGCTCCCACGCACCGAAGCCCCGAGGCGCCGAGCCACTCGCCTCCCAGTCCAGGAAGTACCCGTTGCACGAGCGCAGCATCGCCGTGCGCGCATCCACGCTCTTCGGCAAGCCCGGCCCACACGCCCACTCCTGCACCTCCGCGCGCGGCGTGAGCAGCGGATGCCCCACGCCCGCCGCGTAGACGAAGGGCTTCAGCGCCGAGCCATACGGCAACGCGCGCCGCACCTCACCCTCCGACAACACCACCTCTCCGGAGTGCCGGCTCAACACCACCGTGGCCGGCCCCGCCGCGCGCACCTGCACGTCCGCCAGCTCGTCGATGGACAGCGGCACCACCCACCGCGCGCCGTCGTGACACTGGCGCAGCCGGCGCGACAGCGCCTTGGGAAACCCCACCGACTCACTGAGCAGCCGCGCCAGCGCGCGCCGGGCCCGCGTCGAGTCCACCGCGGGAGACGCCGCCAGCTCCGACGCCGCGCGTGAGAGGGATTGATAGGCCCCCTCGCGCCACGCGGGCAACTCGCCGCTCAGCGCCACCGCGAAGGCTTCGTGGAACAGCCGGTCCTCGCTCGACTGGGGACAGGCCCACCACAGGAGCTGATGTGCCAGCTCGTGCCGCAGCGCCACGCGCAGCCGCTCATCCAGCACGCCGGGCGTGTTCTGCCTCAGCTCGACGAAGCCGGGACGGCCCTGCGCGTTGCGCTCGGGCGTCAGGGCCAGTCCCTTCTGGAGGACGATGGAGGCCGGTGCCTTCGCCGGCGCTCCACCCGCCTCCGCCACATACACCGCCTCCAGTGCCGCCCAGCCGGCTTCCGCCTCGCGGCGAAGGTCCGGCTCGGGCGTCACGTCCCCTCGCGTGACGAAGGTGGGGGTGGCCGCCAGCAGCACGGCCACCATGGAGGCCCACCCCATGCGCTACAGGTCTCCCGTGCCCTTCTTCGACGGGACGACCTTCAGCGAGGCGCCCGCCGTGCGGCCACGGATGCTCGCGGCATACATGTCCTCGATGCGCGCGGGAGGCGCGGAGAACGTGCCCGGGAACTGCGCGCGCAGCACGTAGCCCACCGTGCGCGGGCTGTCGCTCCAGGGCGCGGGCTCCTCGAAGAAGAACGTGGCCCGCTCCGGGTCCAGCACCCGACGCTTCAGCGCCTCGGGCGCCAGCGGCAGCGAGTGCGGCGGCCCGCGGAACACCTTGTCCTCCTGGAGCGCCACGAAGCCCGCGGGCACCGAGTCCTCCACCACGTAGTACGCCGACCGCACCGCGTTGCCACCGCGCGCGTCCATCGTCAGCTCCACGTAGACCTCCTCGCCCTGGGACACCGTGTCCCCCGCGCCCAGCTTCACCTTCCCGCCCTCACGCAGCACGTAGTAGGCGCGCTGCAAGGACATGCCCTCGGCCTGGACGCCCGCCGCCGCCACCGGAATGCGCGCGGTGGCCTGGAGCGTCGCCACGCCGTCGAAGCCGCCCACGTCCACCGTGCGCGTCCCCGGCGACAGCATCGCGACGAGGCCCATGCCGCGAGGCGCGAACTTCACGTCGCCCTTCACACCCTTCACCTCGGGCGGCGTCATGCCCTTGAACGCCTTCACGTCGCGCTCGAGCAGCCACAGCGAGTGCAAGAGCGCGGTGCTCCGGTCGAACGTGGACAGACCCGGCTCCGACAGGAGCTCCAGGATGCGCTTGCGCGCGCGGGTGATGTCCAGCGAGCCGAACGACGCCGCGTGCGCGGCAATCGCCGTCATGCCCACGCGCCGCAGCGGGAAGTGGAAGAACGCCTCGGACAGCTCCATCTCCTGGCCCGGACGGTACGCGGCCAGCGTGGTGAAGCCCTCGGAGCTCTTCTTCACCAGCGCGTTGATGCGCGCCTGCAGCGCGGGCTCCTTGATGATGCCCGCCTTCTCCGCCGCGAGCACCGCCAGCGCCAGCGGGTACAGGTCACCCGACTCGGACGCCTCCACCAGCGCCCGCACCCGCGCCGCCTGCTTCGGCCCCTCCAGACGCGCCAGCACGTACGCCCGCGTCGCCTCGTACTCGGGCGGCAGGCCGTCCTGCGCCTCCAGCCAGCGAGCGCTCTCCACGATGCGCGGGTCCGCGCGGTCCACCAGCCCCGCCTCGGACGCGTACGCCAGACCATCCAACGCGATGAGCGTCAGCGGCAGGCTGGGCGTGCTGTAGCCGCCGAACCACGTGAAGCCACCGCCCTTCACCGACAGGTTGAGGATGCGCGCCGTGCCCTGCACCGAGCGGCTGCGCGCCTCCTCCAACAGCGCCTGCGTGTCCGGGTCCAGCTTCGCCAGCGCGTCGCCCTTCTGGAGCACCTGGTACACGGCCACGTTGGGCACCGTCGTCGACACGAGCTGCTCCAGGCAGCCGTACGGGTACGTGAGCAGCTCACGCACGTTTGACAGGGACGCGTCGACGATGGACGGCTGGAGCACCAGCTCCACGCTCGTCAGCGTCGCCTCCTTCGCCGCGGGCACCTCCAGCGCACCGCCGCCCCACGCGCTCACCTTGACGAAGTCCTCCACCGCCGCGGGCTCCACCTGGAACAGCTTGCGGTCCTTCAGCGGGTCCTTGCCGCCCGACACGTCCACCGCCAGCTGCGCGGAGCCCGTCGCCGTGGCCTTCAGCGTCAGCGGCACCACCTGCTCGCCGCCCTTCGCCAGCTCCACCTTGTGCTGCGACTGGTCCGCCTTCAGCGCGCCCAGGGACGCCAGCTTCACGTCCAGCACCTGGCTGGCCGGCGCCTTCTCGCCCGCGGACAGGCGGACGGAGGCCAGCGCCTCGTCACCCTCGCGCAGGAACTGCGGCAGCGCCGCGTACAGGTTCAGCCCACCGCGCGTGGCGAACTCGGACGTGCTCTCGCCGAAGCGGCCGGACGTGTCCGCCGCCACCGCCGTCACCACCCACAACGTCTGGTTGGACGGCAGCGTGAAGCGCACCGTGGCGCGGCCATCGCGGTCCGTCACCACCGTCGGGTCCCAGTGCGCCGTGTCCTTCTCCAGGTCCTTCGTCTGACGGCTGGGCGGCTTGATGGACGCGAAGGCATGGTCCGGCAGCCCGGCCATCTTGCGCGCCAGCGCCTCGCCATAGCCGTAGCCCTGGAACTCCGCCGAGTAGAAGTTGGACACGTTGTTGCGCGCGGGCGGATAGAAGAAGTCCAGCACCTTGGGACGGAACTCCGTCTGGATGGCGTAGACGGCCTTGTCCACCACGCCCACGGAGAGCTGGGCCACCACGCCCTTGCCCTCGTGGTCCGTGACGCGCACGTCGATGCTCTGCTCGGTGAGCGGCGTGGCCTCCGCGCGCACAGGCTGCAACTCCACCGTGAGGGTGCGCTCGCGCGGAATCACGCGGAAGGACACCGTGCGCTCCTCCCACCGGCCCATCGCCGTCGGGTACGCGACGGACGCGTACACCGCGCCGCCGAAGCGCTTCTCCACGTTGAAGCTGTGCACCAGCGTGCGGCCCTTGAGCTCCACCATCTGCGTGTCATGCAGGCGCCCGCCCGACAGCGTCACCCACACCGGGCCCGTGTCGCGGCCCCCCGAGCCCCAGCCATCCGGCATCAGCGCCACCAGCCGCGCCGTGTCGCCCGGCTCCAGCGTGCCCGACAGCGAGGCCAGCGTGAGGTTCGGCACCTGCGCGACCGGCTCGTCCTCCGCGCCAATCACCAGCAGAGACTCCTCGCCCTGCCACGTCTCACCGCGCTTGTCCTTCACGGTGACACGCGCGAGCACCGCGCCCACGTCGGACGTCGGCACCTTCTCGCGGTGCGTCCCGTCCGCCGCCGTGGTGAACGAGCGCTTGCCCAGGCTCTTCTCCGAGCCATCCGCGCGGCGCAGCACGAACTCCACCTCGCCCTGCGTGACACCGTAGGCCTTGCCCGACAGCGTCGTCGCGCGCACGGCCAGCGTCGCCTCGCCGCTCTTCGCCACCACCGCGTCGGAGTACCGCGCCAGGCCCAGCACCTCCACCTTCGACAGGAAGAAGGCGGAGGTGGAGTTGGCGAACGTCTCCTGGTCATCCCGCGCGCGCACCGTGAGCGAGTAGCGGTACGGCAACCGGTCCTCACCCGCCTTCAGCTCCGGCACGGCGACTTCGATTTTCGCCTCGCCGCTCGCGTCGAATGCGGAGGCGGAGGCCCACGGGTCCTCGGCGGCGCCGCGCTCGGCGACGGAGGAGTACAGGCGCTCGGGCACGCTCAGCTTGCCCTCGTTGGTGGACTGCGTGCCGTACGTCACGTCGCTGCCCTGCCCGCCCTTGCCGGAGTCATCCACCCACGCGGGTGCGTCCAGCAGCGTGCGGTAGAGGAACACCTCGTACTTCGCGCCCGCGGGCACGCCACCCGCGTAGCGCCGCGCGCGCACCGTCACGCGCAGGTTCTGTCCGGGGACCACCGTCTCCGACTCGGGCTCCGCCTCCAGGTAGAACGTGGGCTTCACGTAGTCCTGCACGCGCGCCTCGCCCTGGTGCGGCTGTCCGTCCAGCTCCGCCTCCACGCGCATCACGCCCGTGCCCAGGTCCTCGGGCACCTTGAGCGTGCCGTGGAAGGCGCCGAACTCATCCACCGCGACGCGCGTGGTGAGGGCCCGGCCCTCCTGCGAGATGAGCTTCACCGTCACGTCGCGCTTCTTCGGCGTGAACAGGCGCGCCAGGTACGTGTCCGGCTGGCGCAGCACGCCGCGGAACTTCACCTCGTGCCCCGGCTTGTAGATGGGCCGGTCGCTGTAGATGAACACGTCCGGCGCCACCGCCAGCGTGGAGTAGAAGTCCGTGTCGACAATGGCCGTGTCACCGCCCACCGACGCGGTGGCGATGATGCGCGGCTCCGTCACGGACAGGCGCACCTCGCCCTTGTTGTCCGTCGTCCCCGTGGGGCCCTTGCCCTTGGGCAGGTACACCTGCACCTGCGCGCCCACGGCGGGCTTCTGGTCCCGGCCCGCCACGCGCACCAGCACCTCGCCATCCGTCTGCTTCAGCTGCAC is part of the Myxococcus landrumus genome and encodes:
- a CDS encoding alpha-2-macroglobulin family protein, with product MRTVARLAVLAAVALSGMALAKPLYITVPRAYVSGEPVAVDVAFEDKGPVELRVLKPDNLEAFIRAQGDLRRAYQTPPTMNNPGRALSRGVNAVSSPGKWLLGSLNIGFRDSVGDVLPQAPNLPGSSEPLAKVSEGPKKLVGVPAGFTVARSQWLNLDLGGAERDFNVPGFDTSGGGYGFQERRVVLAPLPAGTYVLQLVQGLVEGQVVLVVSDLTVQLKQTDGEVLVRVAGRDQKPAVGAQVQVYLPKGKGPTGTTDNKGEVRLSVTEPRIIATASVGGDTAIVDTDFYSTLAVAPDVFIYSDRPIYKPGHEVKFRGVLRQPDTYLARLFTPKKRDVTVKLISQEGRALTTRVAVDEFGAFHGTLKVPEDLGTGVMRVEAELDGQPHQGEARVQDYVKPTFYLEAEPESETVVPGQNLRVTVRARRYAGGVPAGAKYEVFLYRTLLDAPAWVDDSGKGGQGSDVTYGTQSTNEGKLSVPERLYSSVAERGAAEDPWASASAFDASGEAKIEVAVPELKAGEDRLPYRYSLTVRARDDQETFANSTSAFFLSKVEVLGLARYSDAVVAKSGEATLAVRATTLSGKAYGVTQGEVEFVLRRADGSEKSLGKRSFTTAADGTHREKVPTSDVGAVLARVTVKDKRGETWQGEESLLVIGAEDEPVAQVPNLTLASLSGTLEPGDTARLVALMPDGWGSGGRDTGPVWVTLSGGRLHDTQMVELKGRTLVHSFNVEKRFGGAVYASVAYPTAMGRWEERTVSFRVIPRERTLTVELQPVRAEATPLTEQSIDVRVTDHEGKGVVAQLSVGVVDKAVYAIQTEFRPKVLDFFYPPARNNVSNFYSAEFQGYGYGEALARKMAGLPDHAFASIKPPSRQTKDLEKDTAHWDPTVVTDRDGRATVRFTLPSNQTLWVVTAVAADTSGRFGESTSEFATRGGLNLYAALPQFLREGDEALASVRLSAGEKAPASQVLDVKLASLGALKADQSQHKVELAKGGEQVVPLTLKATATGSAQLAVDVSGGKDPLKDRKLFQVEPAAVEDFVKVSAWGGGALEVPAAKEATLTSVELVLQPSIVDASLSNVRELLTYPYGCLEQLVSTTVPNVAVYQVLQKGDALAKLDPDTQALLEEARSRSVQGTARILNLSVKGGGFTWFGGYSTPSLPLTLIALDGLAYASEAGLVDRADPRIVESARWLEAQDGLPPEYEATRAYVLARLEGPKQAARVRALVEASESGDLYPLALAVLAAEKAGIIKEPALQARINALVKKSSEGFTTLAAYRPGQEMELSEAFFHFPLRRVGMTAIAAHAASFGSLDITRARKRILELLSEPGLSTFDRSTALLHSLWLLERDVKAFKGMTPPEVKGVKGDVKFAPRGMGLVAMLSPGTRTVDVGGFDGVATLQATARIPVAAAGVQAEGMSLQRAYYVLREGGKVKLGAGDTVSQGEEVYVELTMDARGGNAVRSAYYVVEDSVPAGFVALQEDKVFRGPPHSLPLAPEALKRRVLDPERATFFFEEPAPWSDSPRTVGYVLRAQFPGTFSAPPARIEDMYAASIRGRTAGASLKVVPSKKGTGDL
- a CDS encoding sensor histidine kinase: MKPPSWFHPRRMFWRIYLYGLVMLVGAVATVGITGSILDGKYGADIINENYRRLETLATTGDPELGPLLDQLAMERGLEATLYDLQGTLKLSSVKPPFKPLDSTELRNLRAGQFWFKREGRTVLVVPTWKGDTMVGYLLHYSPPPQNYYSLVGGLLALVLLVLAVTALPAARLIAGPLERLTAVVEEFGQGRLSARVGIKGRNEVATLGRTFDEMAARMEGLIRGQKELLANVSHELRTPLARLGVTLDLVEDGNPDEMAKRLPELRRDIGELQQLVDGVMQMARLDLAVNQAGQPGPHVQRAHLPLCDFLKDTAERFQRGAPECPLQLEIPADLPSLDVDPVLVRRALHNLLDNARKYSAPGSPVMLRALVDANSVQLEVEDRGIGISATDLPQLSTPFFRTDRSRTRETGGLGLGLTLVRRIVEAHGGTLSFQHAAEQGTRATLTFPRPSCVPSAA
- a CDS encoding SpoIID/LytB domain-containing protein → MGWASMVAVLLAATPTFVTRGDVTPEPDLRREAEAGWAALEAVYVAEAGGAPAKAPASIVLQKGLALTPERNAQGRPGFVELRQNTPGVLDERLRVALRHELAHQLLWWACPQSSEDRLFHEAFAVALSGELPAWREGAYQSLSRAASELAASPAVDSTRARRALARLLSESVGFPKALSRRLRQCHDGARWVVPLSIDELADVQVRAAGPATVVLSRHSGEVVLSEGEVRRALPYGSALKPFVYAAGVGHPLLTPRAEVQEWACGPGLPKSVDARTAMLRSCNGYFLDWEASGSAPRGFGAWEPVLSALGLTGKPADMADVVGLRSTLALSPWGMAQAYRLLAEARPDVLALLADNAARGTLAELPASKALAGVSTKTGTVRDAASRPQYGWIAAVDGDLVVVAVRPGKMPRQFAEEIPEAMARARKQAGLEAARVQVLGLVSSREVEARCSGVGFAVEEGMPKAAPSEWARLEGLTARGAAVCLGAPWRLRFPKGPEEGRDYAGVFSWSPAPAYRPPPGVPTSTSAMKARRGSDFVFRTTRLQYTAGVVAAEDVTLKGEARLALARVVAHNERHSRHPGRAVCDTTHCQAFRGTVRVQRDDAKALGLPALKWKEWLLFSQGGQEPWKEERTRGEVERILGKGLVSLRFEAGRVQYLLTERDGSATYEEGRSLPCELLRSGLKLSSCPRTASFNGGVLVFEGRGRGHGEGLDVEAAKASGLRSDAILEAAYGRARPEPRDGDVE